GAGCTGTCAGGAACCATAAGAGCTTTTAATACTGAAGTCTATAAGACTATAAAAGAGCAGCTAAATTCAGTTTGTATCGGTATACAAAAGATATATGATGTTGAAGTACACTTAGATATTAAGGATTTTTATCCCCCTGTAATTAACGATAAAAATTTATATAAAAAGGTGGTATCAGGTTTTGAACCATCAAAGGTTGAAAATGTAAAGCCCTTGATGCTGGCAGAAGACTTTTCTTTTTATCAACAAAAAATCCCTGGGTTTTTTATATTATTAGGTTCTAAAAGTATAAAAAAAGGGTTTATACACCCTTTACACAATGCTAAATTTAACTTTGATGAAAGTATCTTGCTTGATGGAGTGAAGGTGTATTTGGATATAAGTAAATCCTTAAGTTTGCTATAAAGCTATGGTGCCATTGGTATCATAGCTTTTTTAGTTGAAAAGAAATGCTGTATATAAAGAAGATTTATATAGGATAATGTTATGTTAGGGTAAAAGCTTCAACAGGTATGTTATAATTTTAACAAACGTTAAGAAAGATTTAAAACTAGGTAATTGTAAAGTTTACCCCTTAGACGAAAGTCACTTAGAAGAAACCAAGGTTCTTAGTCTTAGGATCAGAATGACATTATTAGGTAGTTTGGGGGATTTTTTTAAATTATTTATAAAAACACTGTTAAAGTGTTGTAGATTTTTCAATTGCCTATTTAAAAACCATTAGGAGGTATTTTAAATGTTCAGATTCGGACCTTTTGAGTTGCTTTTGATATTAGGAATTGCTTTAGTAGTTTTTGGCCCAGCCAAGCTTCCCGAAATTGGAAAAGCTTTAGGAAAGGGAATTAAAGAGTTTAAAAATCAAACGAATACTTTGACTGGCAGTAATGACAAAGCTACAGAAGAAGGTAAAAAGTAAAAATGATATTATAGGGAGGTAGCATTACATGGGAGATAAGAAACTTACTATTGTTGGTCACTTAGCGGAACTAAGATTACGAATAATAATTACGGCCCTCTCTATATTATTTGGTACTATTTTAAGCTACTTTTACATTGAGGAAATAACACACTTACTAATAATTCCCGCTGGATATCAGGACTTTGTTTATTTAAGTCCTCCGGAGTTGTTTCTTTCATATATCAAGATATCTATAATCTGTGGGATATTTTTAGCATTGCCTATTATATTGTTTCAAGTTTGGTTTTTTGTAATGCCAAGCGTAACTATAAGAGATAAAGTTTATATGATTCTTGCTATCTTAATGTCAACTATTTTTTTTGTTGGTGGAGTAGTATTTTCATATTTTATAATTATCCCCTTGACATTGGAGTTCTTTACGGAACTCTCTAGTAATGAAATAACTCCAATGTTTTCTTTTGCCAGTTATCTAAGTTTTATATTATCAATTTTGTTATCATTTGGGTTAGCATTTCAATTACCTTTACTGGTTTTGTTACTTACTAAACTTAATTTAATAACCCCTGAGCTACTTAAAAAGTCCAGAAAGTATACATTCTTACTGATTTTTTTATTTGCTTCAATTTTAACTCCTCCCGATGTAATTTCGCAGGTGCTTCTTGCAGGCCCAATGATCCTGTTGTTTGAGTTAAGTATAATCATATCAAACGTTATAAAATGGAGAAGTAAAAAATAAGGTGAGATAATTCGGTAGCTTATTAATATAGGAATAGTTTAATAGTATTTTAATAACTCATTAGCATTTAATAATTTAATAGTAATCTAATAATTTAATAGTATTTTAATAACTTTTTAATAAGTGCCTTAAGGCACTTATTTTTTTTGAAAAAGGTAAACGTTTATTATAAAAGTATGTTAATATTAAATTAGTAATCTTAAAGGGGA
This genomic interval from Proteinivorax tanatarense contains the following:
- a CDS encoding Sec-independent protein translocase subunit TatA/TatB is translated as MFRFGPFELLLILGIALVVFGPAKLPEIGKALGKGIKEFKNQTNTLTGSNDKATEEGKK
- the tatC gene encoding twin-arginine translocase subunit TatC, which translates into the protein MGDKKLTIVGHLAELRLRIIITALSILFGTILSYFYIEEITHLLIIPAGYQDFVYLSPPELFLSYIKISIICGIFLALPIILFQVWFFVMPSVTIRDKVYMILAILMSTIFFVGGVVFSYFIIIPLTLEFFTELSSNEITPMFSFASYLSFILSILLSFGLAFQLPLLVLLLTKLNLITPELLKKSRKYTFLLIFLFASILTPPDVISQVLLAGPMILLFELSIIISNVIKWRSKK